The following DNA comes from Brassica oleracea var. oleracea cultivar TO1000 chromosome C5, BOL, whole genome shotgun sequence.
GTTCTAGCCACATCTCATCGTTTAGGAATTGTCATTGATACCGACCTGGGTAAACTTCGTTCGGCTCTCCGAGAAATTGTGAATCCATATGAGAATGCAATCTTTGTTATTGGCAAAACGTTGGCTCCTTCCAATGAAGACAACTTCATCTCCTGTTTCGGCTTTGTCGACTGTGAGTTTGTTTCCCAAAACAATTTCATCTTCAATTTTGACTCACTGTGTTTTTTTTTCATCATTATTCAGCTACTACCCATGGCGACGAAGTGTTCAGTTTGCACAGTGACAATTCTCCAAGCCATGGCTTTGAAGATGTCTTACCATGTTACAGAGGATTCACACCTAACTTTCCTTTATCAGGTATTTTTCCTCTCTTTAGTAACATCTCTACCTTCAGTACCAAACAATCAAGATTTTGAATAGCTTTTGTTGAAAAGGGCCAATATCGTATGAACTGCTCATCGATGCTGCTGTCGACATTGTTGAACAGAGCAACCGCCAGTTTCATGTTCTGGTGATTGGCGCCGATGGGCATGTAAAGTTTAAAGTTTTTAAATAGAGAAAACAGAGTATGAATGCTTAATGACAAGGCCACATTCTGAATGTGAAGGGACTGAGATGTTTCGATATGGCCTAGGGGGAACTCAGACAACAAGAGAAAGCAACTATTTCTTAACGTAAGGTAAAAGAACTCTTTTTTTTCTTCATTTCAGCAACTCTATTTTTCCAGAAGCTAATTCTCTGAAGTTCTTCTCACATTTCAGCTCATATGCCGATTGTTTTAGTAAGTGTTGGAGACGGGCCATGGGCAGACATGAGGAAGATGGGTGACCTTATCCCTAAGCGTGTCGATCTTTCAGGTATCATCTCATCTCCAATTTCAGTTCCATTTGTATCCTTTTTTGATCTTGATCTGCTCTCTGCAAAGTTTCTGAATTTCACAGAGATCATGAGAGAGGGACCATCAGAGTTAGCCAAAGAAAGGGAATTTTCTCTTACTGATCTAATTTGTGATTCAGATGAAGAATGGATCCGAGGAGGGTAAAGATGTTTTCATCATTCACTTCCAACTAAAAAATTATTAACAGTTCAATGAACACTTTCTGTTTTATGTTGCAGGGCAGATGAGGATGTACGCATTTTCTGTATTTTTGTGTTTAACACACTAAAGAATTTAGAAGCATAAATTATGTGTAAGACTTTGTGGACTTCCTACGAGAACAAAAATTATTAACTTCTATTGTTGTCAAGAAATATGATATTATCAGTTATTTAATAATGATCATTTTTTGAGACGGTGCTAACTTTCTGTGGAGTGAAATTAAAAACTCAGTGGACTGCCTTGGATTGAATGCTTATTGAGGGGATTAATATTTGTTTCTAATGAATCGATAGTCTCTGGAGCACATGAATTTTCTAAGCATAGTGATGGAGTTGGGAATGAGCTGTAGCACCCGGTGTCTCAGTATCTGCGAGATATCAGCATGCAGCGGTATGAAAACTTCTTCTTCTTTGGTTCTCTTATCTCCGTCAGAATAGTTAAATTGTTTGATGGATTATTTAGTTCTTTGTAAATAGAAAACTTCATGTGTCCGGCGACAAGAAGCAATATAAATTTGACAGCTGATGTTTGACAAAAGATGGCATCACAACAACATAATTACAAATTGTTGATACTTTAGGGTGTTACTTGATGACCTATTAGTGGCTGAGGATCTTGCCTCTGTAGAGACAACCTATGATGCTTCTCATGCTGTTCGTTATGAAGACGCTTTGTCCTGAACCTTTCAGAAACTTAAGAAACACAGGCAGGTGAAATTTTGATAGGTGTTGCAGTACCGTGAGGATCCTGTCAAAGCTTTCGCCATGCGAAACCAATGGTCATGAAAGTGGCAGTTGAAGTCGTCTTCAAGCTGGGTCTGTTTCCGCAGACACAGCATCAGGACAGTTGAGCGGAATCATTTGTGAATCCCACACTGGCAAAGCTTTTTACAAGACTTATTATAACTTGTGATGTCTTAACTCTTGAAGAGCCGTCATGCTTTGACCACGAACATATGTTTTTTCATTGGGGTGTTCACACTACGTCTTAATGTATACTCCATAAGTTCCTAAAACAATTTAGTTCGAACCTAATTTTTGATTATACGAAACAAAAATAATGATATTTTAAAATGTTGTGTTTTCAGATAGTTAAATCAAACATCAAAGTATATATTTATGTCAAATATTTTATCAAAATATACACTTATTATTGTGTAAATTTTTTTTTTGTCATCAACAATACATACTCATATTTGTGTAATTTTTTTTTTAAAACACTCATATCTTAGAAATAGTTTAGAAAATATCTTTATATAAATTTTTTTTTCTTGAATAATATTTCATTATAATTTTTGTATCTATTTAACTTTTATAATAAAAATATTGTTTTCATATAGCAACAAAATATATATAAGAATTATCTGATTTTTAAAACTTTTGATCATTTTATTATATTATTTTAGAATCAATTATTTAATATTAATATAATATATAAATTTTATATGATTAAAAAAAATTTAATTATATATAAAATTCATTAAGGGTATTGTTTTAATTAACACATTAGCGAATCAGTTAGAAATTAATAATAAATCAATAACCTAGCTAAAAGTCTAAAACCTAATAAAATATGACAAATACGAGAAACTAACTAAATTTTAATATTAAATAAAAATTTATATTACTAAAATAAATTTCATTTTATAATATATATATAAGATTAATTAATGGTATTTTTTAAATTAATAAATTAGTGACTTAGCTAAAAATAAATAATAAATCAGTGATTTAGCTAAAACCTAATAAAAACACGACAAATAAGCAAATTTACTAAAATTATGGATAATATAATATATAATTGATTCTTTAATACAAAATTAAAATTAGAGTTTTGTTAAATAAAACATAAGTTTGCCGTATCGGTGTTACAAAAAAAACAATCATTAATAGTGTCGTAGGAATTATGTATTTCCCATTAGCGAATAAAATTTAAGGATAGCTCAACGTATAGACGAGATTATGGAGATTGATATGGGAGTTGAGGTAATGGAAACAACTGTTCCTCGGCAAAGAAATGGCCCTGCTAGACATCCTGGATAAATGAAAAAGACATATCTGGACTTGGCTTTGTGTTAATGGATGGTGACTTCCCGATGCTGTTTGGAGCAAGGGCCGATATACACACACCAAATCACCACTGCAAGCGGAAGCTGAAGGTTTGCTATGGGTAATGCAAGTGATACTGAAGTTTGGACATATAGAGATGGTCTTTCAATCGACTGTGAACAACTGGTTATACTCATTCAAAAGGAGGAAGATTGGCCTGCGTTGGACTCGGAGCTCGACGAAATACAAGCTGTATCCAAAGAATTTTCTGAACTTTCTATTACTTATATTCCTAGATCTTTAAAATTCCGTACCCATAACCTAGCAAAAGGTGTCCGGTCACGCGCACTCGATCAACTTTTATAAACCCTTTTGCACCAAGTTGGCTAGCCTCACAAGCTAGCATGAGGGTGCCAAAAAAAAGAGAATAAAGTTGAAAGTGAAACTAAATATCCTAATGAACAAATTTATCAGAAGTCCATATTTACGTGGATGTCTATATGGGACAAATAATTTTTTTTAGACAATTATAGAATATAGTCACGAAAATCAATCCTAAAATATATAATCTAAAAAACCATTTAATCAAACCATCAAAATTTTCAATATTACACCAAATAAGTATATAAAGACCATCTATATTCTCTTCATGTATAATGTGCTGTGGTAAGATTCAAAAAAATTAACTTAATTTACAGTAAGGGAAAATTAGATTTTTAATTCCAAATTTACAGTAAAAAGATAAAATTTTATAAAACTAAACAATTGACATAATAGTACAAAAATATGAAAAAAAAATCAAAATATTATCCGCGCGTAGCGCGGACAAGGACCTAGTAATTATTTAGATACTAAATATAATTAATACTTTTAAGTATATAATCTGTATTTTGAAAATTTGGATATTAATTCCAATTCGATTTTAATTTTTTCGGTTTTAGAAATATAACATCCCTCCGGATATTTATGAACTTTGGTTCGGTTTCGGTTGGGCACGGTTCAGTTGTTCAATTCCAATAAATGTGCCCATGACTGTGACAGGTGATGGAAGTAAGTAGAAGCGAAACGAAACACGAGTGGTCTTTTGCCTTATCATTTTGTGTTCTTCTTTTCTTCTTCTTCTTAGCTTTTGCGTGTCGTGACTCTTGAATCGTGATCATGGACTCTCCGTTCAAGCCCGATGTACTCAAAGGCAAGGTTGCTCTCATCACCGGCGGCGGATCCGGCATCGGGTTCGAGATCTCCTCTCAGTTCGGCAAACATGGAGCTTCCATCGCCATCATGGGTCGCCGCAAACAAGTCCTCGACGCCGCCGTCTCTGATCTCCGATCTCTCGGGATTCCGGTAACTCCTCGAAAGTTTGTTTCTTTTCGATTGCTTGTTTAGTTTATCCACTCTCTCTCTCTCTCTCTCTGTTTGCATGTGTCTTAGGCTGTTGGGTTTGAAGGTGATGTTCGTAAGCCAGAGGATGCGAGAAGAGTCGTTGAATCAACTTTTAACCATTTCGGTAAGGTTGATATCCTCGTCAACGCCGCCGCTGGAAACTTCCTTGCTGCGGCTGAGGATCTGTCCACCAATGGGTTCCGAACAGGTGAACTCTCATCCACCCTTCTGTTCACTTTGAGTCTTGTCTATGGCTAAAGAAAACATCTTTTTGGTGTTGCTGTTTTGTAGTTTTGGACATTGATGCTGTAGGAACATTCAACATGTGCCGTGAAGCACTCAAGTATCTTAAGAAAGGAGGGCCTGGTAGAGACTCATCAAGCGGCGGAGGTTCGATTCTCAACATTAGCGCTACTCTGCACTACACTGCTTCTTGGTACCAAATCCATGTCTCTGCAGCCAAGGTGATTCATTAGTCTTCAGGAACTAAGTATGTTATTTTGAAACAATCAAATGTAACAAATGTTTTTTTTTTTTAAATAGGCTGCAGTTGATGCTGCGACAAGGAACTTGGCATTGGAGTGGGGAACCGACTACGAGATCAGAGTGAACGGGATCGCACCAGGCCCCATCGGAGGTACACCTGGAATGAGTAAACTTGGACCAGACGAGATTGAGAACAAAGCCGGAGATTATATACCTCTCTACAAACTTGGGGAGAAGTGGGATATCGCCATGGCTGCCCTTTACCTCAGCTGTGATTCTGGTATGCTGAGTTTAAATCATTGTCTTTTAATTTGAAAGAATATATAAAATGGTTAGATGATGAAACATTTGGCTGATTTTGGTTAACAGGGAAGTATGTGAATGGACTGACAATGGTGGTAGATAATGGACAGTGGCTTAGCAGACCTCGAAATCTGCCCAAAGAAGCTGTCAAGGAACTCTCTCGTGTTGTGGAGAAGAGGTCCAGGGCCAAGCCGACCAGTAAACTCTAAAGTTCCAGCTGTGTTGTTGTGTTAATGTATTATGTTGGGGACAGGCGAGAAATGGTATTAAGATTCTGTTGGTTGAAGACACAGTACTGTAATGATATGAGACCAGTAAACTTGAAAAGCATTTGTGTTTCCCATCTCAAATAAAAGCACATTTTTATCACTCCCTTGTTTGGTTTAGTGATTGTATTACATTGGAGACAAGCTACATGGTGAATAAGGTTCTGTGGATGAAACATCTTCTTTGGTAATAAGAAATAGGATTACGGTTTTGAACGCCAAACCGAACCGAACATTTTGCCTAGTTTGGTTCCTGAGTTCAGTTCAGTTAGACAGGTTTATAAAAAGCTTTCGGGGTTTCTGGTTCGATATTCGATTATTTTGAATTTTCAAAAACATATTAGTTAACTAAATTTTAAACAGAATTAATCGATCAATCCAAATTTAACCGAATTTTCAACCAAAATCAAAAACTTTGATTAATTTTAGTAGAAATCAACCTATCCAAATACAAGCCGAATTTTTTCCGATTCAATCCGAGATTCTGGTTGAATCGAACTATCCAAACTAACCGAACCCGCAAGGCTTGTCTGAACCTCTCATCAACGATAAGAAAACAAATATATATTATTCTAATCTCCTACAGAAGATTGTGAGTCACACTCTCTCTCATTGTCCCATATCTCGTGATCCTCTTCTCTCCTCTAAACTCAACATGTCATCCGCCGCCGCAAGTCCAGCTCTTTCACTCCTCAAGTCAACCGGCGGCGTTGCTTCATCCGCCGCAACTCGAGCACGCGCCACCCTTCTACCCATCACCTCCAAATCCAAATCCATCTCCACGCGTCCTCTCGGCTTCTCCGCCGTCCTCGACTCCCGTTTCACCGTCCATGTCGCCTCAAAGGTTCAGTCTTTCCGCGGCAAAGGCACCAGAGGAGTAGTCTCCATGGCCAAGAAGAGCGTCGGAGACTTGACCTCTGCTGATTTGAAAGGGAAGAAGGTTTTCGTGAGAGCTGATCTCAATGTACCTCTCGATGACAATCAGACAATCACTGACGATACGAGAATCCGTGCCGCCATTCCCACAATCAAGTACTTGATCGACAATGGCGCTAAAGTCATCCTCTCCACTCATCTGGTACATTTCAAACTCCTCCATGGCCTGAACTAAAGCTAGACACTTTTTAATAGGGTGACTTGGTGAAATAACCCAAAAAAACAAAAAAAATAGATTTGTAGAGAGAGATAGGAAGAGAAAAGAAGAGAGAGAGTGAGTAGAGGGTTTTGGTTAGTTAGCAAATTTGAGTTTTATTTTTGGTTACAATTAGGGCTGGGATTTCGGGTATTCGGGTCGGTTCAGTGAGAACGGCAAGGAATCTTTTTGAAGAAAGTTTTCGTGTTGTTGATTTCTCGGCGTAGTGCTTCTTCCCCTGTGCCTCCTATTCGTATATTGTATTAGTCTAGTAGGATTGATCTGCTCGGTTCCTGGTAAATTGGTTATTTAGAAAACGTATCCAATGAGTACTTGGTCAACTTATGGTTCGGATTCTTCCGGGTCAGATCCGGTTTGGTATTCGGATTGAACCTAGTTACAATGTGCAATTTCTATTTTATTTTAACACGAGGACGTTCGGGTCCATAATTCCTTGGGCCCGAAACCACAACATGTAATATTAGTTTCGTCCAAGCAAGACACTTTGCGCCTTGTAGAATGTAAAGCTAGACACTTTCATGCATTTTGAACTTTTGATTCAATCTTTTTTACAGGGAAGGCCAAAGGGAGTCACACCAAAGTTCAGTTTAGCTCCCCTTGTCCCTAGACTCTCTGAGCTTCTTGGTATTGAGGTAAAGTCATTATCTCTGTGGGAAAGTCAATCTCTTGAAAAAGCTCTTTTTGAGGGTTGATTTTGTTTGCAGGTCAAGAAAGCTGACGACTGTATTGGTCCTGAAGTTGAGAGCTTGGTGGGTTCTCTTCCTGAAGGTGGAGTTTTGCTTCTTGAGAACGTCAGGTTTTACCAGGAGGAAGAGAAGAACGATCCAGAGTTCGCTAAGAAGCTTGCTTCGCTTGCTGATCTTTATGTCAATGATGCTTTTGGAACTGCTCACAGAGCTCATGCTTCCACTGAGGGTGTCACTAAGTTCTTGAAACCTTCCGTTGCTGGTTTCCTTCTGCAAAAGGAGCTTGATTACCTTGTGGGAGCGGTTTCGAGCCCAAAGAGACCATTTGCAGCCATAGTGGGTGGTTCCAAGGTCTCGTCCAAGATTGGAGTTATTGAATCGCTTCTTGAGAAGTGTGATATCCTTCTTCTTGGTGGTGGGATGATCTTTACATTCTACAAGGCGCAAGGTCTTTCTGTTGGCTCGTCCCTTGTTGAAGAAGACAAACTCGAACTGGCTACATCTCTCCTTGCCAAAGCTAAGGCCAAAGGCGTCTCTCTTTTGTTGCCGACCGATGTTGTGGTTGCTGACAAGTTCGCTCCTGATGCAAACAGCAAGGTCTCTCTCTCTCTCTCTCTCTCTCATCTCGCCATTGCTTAAAAAAGCTATAAGTGGATGTTATAAGGAGTGCTCTTGTTTAAGCATCTGCACAGATGATCCTAAACTAGAGATGATAATCAGAGTTGTTAAAAAATTGGTAGCGTTATGTTTCTAAATGAAGTGGATGTTTGCAGGTTGTGTCTGCATCAGGCATTGAGGACGGATGGATGGGACTGGACATCGGTCCAGACTCGATAAAAACATTCAACGAAGCTCTGGACACAACACAGACAGTCATTTGGAATGGACCTATGGGAGTTTTCGAGATGGAGAAGTTTGCTGCTGGAACAGAGGTAAGAAAACGATTCCTAGTAGAGTAAAAAAACACATGGTAGATAAATATGTTGGTAAGAGTATGGTTTGTTGCAGGCCATTGCGAATAAACTAGCAGAGCTAAGTGAAAAAGGAGTGACAACGATAATAGGAGGAGGAGACTCAGTGGCTGCAGTGGAGAAAGTAGGAGTTGCAGGAGTCATGAGTCACATCTCCACTGGTGGTGGAGCCAGCTTGGAGCTCTTGGAAGGCAAAGTACTTCCCGGTGTGATCGCTCTTGATGAAGCTTAATAGAAACTCAGAACATTTTGATGAGGCAAACTATGTATAACCATTGAGTTTCTTTTGCTGCAAATCTATGTATTCAAGACTTTTTGACTTTATATTCAATAAGGGGAGTGTATTATTAAAGTGAGAGTTTGTTTTTTGTATTAAAATATCAATTTCACCATTTTAAAATTTCATTTAAAATTTAGTGTTATTATTGAACTTCTCATTTGATGAAATACTCTGAAATCCAATATTATTGGGGGGGGGGGAAATTAAGCAAGAAGTTTTTCAAAAAAAATTAGATTATTTTGGAGTGGTTGGATAAAGTTTCTTAGCTAAAAATATAATCCAAATCCCATCATTTTAGATGAATTTTTTAGAGTTGCTTAGCAAAAGTCATATTAAACTATTCAATTCACTTAAGATCTTCTAAGAACACACTAAAACTAGCGTTTCGGTAAAATAAAACACCCTAAAATCAAATGTTTCCAAATCACAACTCTCAAATGAA
Coding sequences within:
- the LOC106343377 gene encoding uncharacterized protein LOC106343377 isoform X4, with product MALILEASTTLSFRIYHLYGVLATSHRLGIVIDTDLGKLRSALREIVNPYENAIFVIGKTLAPSNEDNFISCFGFVDSTTHGDEVFSLHSDNSPSHGFEDVLPCYRGFTPNFPLSEQPPVSCSGDWRRWAWTEMFRYGLGGTQTTRESNYFLT
- the LOC106343377 gene encoding uncharacterized protein LOC106343377 isoform X1, translating into MALILEASTTLSFRIYHLYGVLATSHRLGIVIDTDLGKLRSALREIVNPYENAIFVIGKTLAPSNEDNFISCFGFVDSTTHGDEVFSLHSDNSPSHGFEDVLPCYRGFTPNFPLSEQPPVSCSGDWRRWAWTEMFRYGLGGTQTTRESNYFLTSYADCFSKCWRRAMGRHEEDG
- the LOC106343377 gene encoding uncharacterized protein LOC106343377 isoform X6, with translation MALILEASTTLSFRIYHLYGVLATSHRLGIVIDTDLATTHGDEVFSLHSDNSPSHGFEDVLPCYRGFTPNFPLSGTEMFRYGLGGTQTTRESNYFLTSYADCFSKCWRRAMGRHEEDG
- the LOC106343377 gene encoding E3 ubiquitin-protein ligase RGLG2-like isoform X3 produces the protein MALILEASTTLSFRIYHLYGVLATSHRLGIVIDTDLGKLRSALREIVNPYENAIFVIGKTLAPSNEDNFISCFGFVDSTTHGDEVFSLHSDNSPSHGFEDVLPCYRGFTPNFPLSGPISYELLIDAAVDIVEQSNRQFHVLVIGADGHGLRCFDMA
- the LOC106343258 gene encoding peroxisomal 2,4-dienoyl-CoA reductase, coding for MDSPFKPDVLKGKVALITGGGSGIGFEISSQFGKHGASIAIMGRRKQVLDAAVSDLRSLGIPAVGFEGDVRKPEDARRVVESTFNHFGKVDILVNAAAGNFLAAAEDLSTNGFRTVLDIDAVGTFNMCREALKYLKKGGPGRDSSSGGGSILNISATLHYTASWYQIHVSAAKAAVDAATRNLALEWGTDYEIRVNGIAPGPIGGTPGMSKLGPDEIENKAGDYIPLYKLGEKWDIAMAALYLSCDSGKYVNGLTMVVDNGQWLSRPRNLPKEAVKELSRVVEKRSRAKPTSKL
- the LOC106343377 gene encoding uncharacterized protein LOC106343377 isoform X2 — encoded protein: MALILEASTTLSFRIYHLYGVLATSHRLGIVIDTDLGKLRSALREIVNPYENAIFVIGKTLAPSNEDNFISCFGFVDSTTHGDEVFSLHSDNSPSHGFEDVLPCYRGFTPNFPLSGTEMFRYGLGGTQTTRESNYFLTSYADCFSKCWRRAMGRHEEDG
- the LOC106343377 gene encoding uncharacterized protein LOC106343377 isoform X5 gives rise to the protein MALILEASTTLSFRIYHLYGVLATSHRLGIVIDTDLATTHGDEVFSLHSDNSPSHGFEDVLPCYRGFTPNFPLSEQPPVSCSGDWRRWAWTEMFRYGLGGTQTTRESNYFLTSYADCFSKCWRRAMGRHEEDG
- the LOC106295617 gene encoding phosphoglycerate kinase 1, chloroplastic — protein: MSSAAASPALSLLKSTGGVASSAATRARATLLPITSKSKSISTRPLGFSAVLDSRFTVHVASKVQSFRGKGTRGVVSMAKKSVGDLTSADLKGKKVFVRADLNVPLDDNQTITDDTRIRAAIPTIKYLIDNGAKVILSTHLGRPKGVTPKFSLAPLVPRLSELLGIEVKKADDCIGPEVESLVGSLPEGGVLLLENVRFYQEEEKNDPEFAKKLASLADLYVNDAFGTAHRAHASTEGVTKFLKPSVAGFLLQKELDYLVGAVSSPKRPFAAIVGGSKVSSKIGVIESLLEKCDILLLGGGMIFTFYKAQGLSVGSSLVEEDKLELATSLLAKAKAKGVSLLLPTDVVVADKFAPDANSKVVSASGIEDGWMGLDIGPDSIKTFNEALDTTQTVIWNGPMGVFEMEKFAAGTEAIANKLAELSEKGVTTIIGGGDSVAAVEKVGVAGVMSHISTGGGASLELLEGKVLPGVIALDEA